One segment of Actinomycetes bacterium DNA contains the following:
- a CDS encoding succinate dehydrogenase/fumarate reductase iron-sulfur subunit: MSYTGHFRVWRGDATAGDLQDFQVEVNEGEVVLDVIHRLQATAAPDLAVRWNCKAGKCGSCSAEVNGRPRLMCMTRMSTFTPEETITVTPMRTFPVIRDLVTDVSYNYEKARAVPAFAPPPDLAPGEYRMQQVDVERSQEFRKCIECFLCQNTCHAIRDHEENKPSFSGPRFLMRIAELDMHPLDTADRVKAAQEEHGLGFCNITKCCTEVCPEHIHITDNALIPMKERVADRKYDPLFSVGSLFRRSRSS, translated from the coding sequence ATGAGCTACACCGGACACTTCCGCGTCTGGCGGGGCGACGCGACCGCCGGGGACCTCCAGGACTTCCAGGTCGAGGTCAACGAGGGCGAGGTCGTGCTCGACGTGATCCACCGCCTGCAGGCGACCGCCGCCCCTGACCTGGCGGTCCGATGGAACTGCAAGGCCGGCAAGTGCGGGTCGTGCAGCGCCGAGGTGAACGGCCGTCCGCGCCTGATGTGCATGACGAGGATGAGCACGTTCACCCCCGAGGAGACCATCACGGTCACCCCCATGCGCACCTTCCCCGTGATCCGCGACCTCGTCACCGACGTCTCCTACAACTACGAGAAGGCTCGCGCGGTGCCGGCGTTCGCGCCCCCGCCCGACCTCGCCCCCGGCGAGTACCGGATGCAGCAGGTCGACGTCGAGCGCAGCCAGGAGTTCCGGAAGTGCATCGAGTGCTTCCTCTGCCAGAACACCTGCCACGCCATCCGCGACCACGAGGAGAACAAGCCGTCCTTCAGCGGGCCGCGGTTCCTCATGCGTATTGCCGAGCTGGACATGCACCCGCTCGACACCGCCGACCGGGTCAAGGCCGCCCAGGAGGAGCACGGCCTCGGCTTCTGCAACATCACGAAATGCTGCACCGAGGTCTGCCCCGAGCACATCCACATCACCGACAACGCGCTCATCCCGATGAAGGAACGGGTGGCGGACCGCAAGTACGACCCGCTGTTCTCCGTAGGGTCGTTGTTCCGACGCTCGCGCTCGTCCTGA